The following is a genomic window from candidate division WOR-3 bacterium.
CATTTAAAACTACTTTCCTTTCTGCTTCTTTGAGATAATTCACACTACAGGTAAAAAAGAAAAGAAGAATTAGAAAAATTCTCATTTTCGATATAAATTATGATGATTATTGTTTAAATTTCAAGAATAATTGATTTTAGAAAGATTTTTCTTATAATAAAAAATAAAAATATGATTTTCATCATCGCATTTCTTTTTAATCAAGTCAACGAAGTTTGGCGATATTGTTATAATGGCAATAGAAACGATTTCGGTTATTTTATCTTGTTTGATAAAAATTATAACATTGTTGCCTGTGGCTTAACAGAAAGGGAAAGCGGTAATTATAATATTATTTTATTTAAAATTAATTCTCATGGACAATTGCAATGGATAAGAGAATTGGAAACACAGGAAAATGAAGGAGTTTCCGGAATAGCAATCGATGATGAAAATTCTATATATATTGTTGGTGCTACTTTTACTGATAGCAATAATTGGGATTATCTTATTATAAAATACGATTCCCTGGGTAATTTTTGTTGGCAGAAAACTTTTGGCGGAACAGGTTATGATTATGCTAGAAGTATCACAATAGATGAGTTTAATAATGTTTATATTACGGGAGTAATGGAATTTTCTTATTTTACTAATGTTGGAACTTATAAATTAAATAAAAATGGTGAAGTAGTTTGGTTTAGAAATCATTATGAGAATAATAGTTTAGCAAACCAAGGGGAAAAGATTATTTATGACAAAAGAGGAAATATTTTTATCACCGGTTCGGTAGATTTTTCTATCAGTGGAAGCGATATTTTAACCATCAAGTATGATACTTCTGGTAATTTTTATTGGTCAAAAATCTATTCAACAATTGATTATAATGAATGGGGTAAGATTATCGGTATTGATAGTAGTGGAAATGTGTTAGTAAGCGGTTATAATTACAATCCGGCAACCGGTGAAGATTGGGTATTATTAAAATACGACCAAAATGGTCGAACACTTTTCCAAAGAAGATATGGAAGACCTAATACCGATGATGAAACAAAAAGTATCGCCATTGATGAAAATAACAATTTTTATGTTACTGGTTTTATTAATTCCTATTTCGTCATTAATAAATTCAATACTACTGGTCAAACCATTTGGGAAAGAATGATTAATGGGGGTTATGGTAATAAAATTGTTTATTATCATAATTATCTTTATGCTACCGGTAGTAATAACGATATTTTAACAATAAAATGTGATAAAAATGGCAATGAAATCTGGCGGATAAGTGGCAATGTGGGATTTTTCAGCGAGGGGAATGATATTATTATCAGAGAGAATGAAATTTATGTTATTGGTACGGGGAACCAAGATATTTTAATTATCAAATATCAAGAAACCTCCGGTCTTCAAGAGAAGAAAAAAATCAAAGAAAAATTAAAATTTTTCGATATTTTGGGAAGAAAAATAAAGTTAAAGGAAAAATTTAAAACTCTTTTATCCCTTCTTTACCGGAGTTAATAACCTCTTGTATAAGTTCTTCAATCGGTTTTTTATCTTTATAAGTGAAAAATTTTATTAGCGAAGGTAGATTAAAACCGCAAACCAATTTTATATTCTCATTCTCCTTTTTCAATTCGGCGGCTGCTTGGGCACAACTACCATAAATTATATCAATAAAAATTATTATCTTTTTTTTGTTTAGTTTCTTAATCTCTTCAGCCAATTTATTTTTCAGTTCCTCAAAAGATAATCCCTCGTTGCTCAAAAAAACTGTATCGGTTAATGTTCCAAACATCTTTTCTAATAATTTCTGGTAGCCAAAGGCTAGTTGACTATGGGTTAAAACGACCGTGCCAATTTCACTCATCATTCAATATCGTCGGTTATAAATTGATCTACTTGTGGTTTTCCTAGTAATATTCTGTTCAACTCTTCGTAAAAGGTTTTTGCTGGATGATAACCCAAAATTTTAGAAAGGTGATTTTTAGCAATCACTTCACAAACTAAAGCAAGGTTTTTACCGGGGATAACGGGAATTCTAACAAGAGGAATTTTTACATTTAAAATCTCGGTATACTGATCTTCTAAACCTAATCTTTCGTAATCGGTATCTTTTTTGTATTTTACCAGTTCCACTACCACTTCAATCCTTTTCTGCACCCTTAAGGCGCGTACACCAAAGAGGCTATAAATATCAACAATTCCTACTCCGCGGATTTCAATATGATGTTGTAACTTAGGACTTTTGGCTGCACTATAACCCATTAAAATTCCTTCTCCTCTTCGTAAAATTCTAACCAAATCATCCGCTACTAAACGATGTCCTCGGGCTACTAAATCTAAAGCACATTCACTTTTACCAATTCCTGATTCACCAACAATTAACAATCCAATTCCATAAACATCAACTAAATCACCATGAACATAAGTCTCTGGTGCCAATTTGTAATCCAGATAAGAGGTGAGTCGATGAATAAAATAGGTCGTGGGTAGATTGGTTCTCAGAATCGGAACCTGGTATTTTTTACTATACTCAATAAAATCTTTTATTGCTTCATTTTCGTGAGTAAAAATAAAAACCGGTGGTTGAAATTTCATTACTCTTTCAACTGCCTCTTTTCGTTTCTTATCATCGAGGGTAGCTAAATAACCCACTTCGGTTTTACCCATTATCTGAATTCTTTCAAATAAAAAAATTTCCGTATATCCGGCTAATGCCAAACCTGGACGATTAGTATCAGGAGTAACTATCTCTCTTTCCTGCAAACCAGCATCACTAAGAAGTTCTAAATTTAGGTCTTCTCTTTTTTCGGAGTATAATTCAGCAACCTTTATCTTTTTGGTTATTACTTCTGTCATTTTCGTCTAACATTCTTCTCTACTAATTTCTCATGATGTTTTTTTAACTGAATAAGTAACTTATCAAATGTCTCATTTACTGCTACTCCCAGTTCCGGATTCTGTACCTTGGCATTAAGAATTCCGGTTTTTAATTTAACTTTTCCTTCACTAATAAAATAAAGGGAATCTTTGGAAAGAGCCAAGGTAAAATCCAATATTAAATTTTCAAACCTTTCAAACTTCTTTTTTTTCTTTTCAATTAAAGAAAATAAACTTTCGGGCACTTCAAAATGCCGAGCAGTAATATTTATTTTCATTTTTCCTCCTACTTTATAAAGGATAACCTATTTTTTAAAAAATGTCAATAATTTCTAAATTTTCTATTTGATTTTGGAATTTCCTTTATTATAATAATTGTATGTATTCCGAAAAGGTGATGGAACATTTTTTAAATCCTCGGAATGTTGGCGAAATTCCAGATGCCGATGGTATTGGAGAAGTAGGGAATCCGATTTGTGGTGATATGATGACTTTTTATATTAAGGTAAAAGATAATATTTTAATAGATGTAAAATATAAAACCTTTGGTTGTGGTGCAGCAATTGCTGTCGCCAGTATGGTTTCAGAAATGGCAAAAGGGAAAACAATTGAAGAAGCCTTAAAGATAACTAATGAAATGGTGGCTAAAGAACTTGGTGGTCTGCCGCCTCATAAAATGCATTGCTCTAATTTAGGAGCCGATGCTTTACATAAAGCAATTGAAGATTATTTAAAAAAGAAGGGAAAAAATGAAAGAAAAGAATAATTGCCATTGCCCTTTTTGTAATCAGGAATTAGCCAAGGGAAAAATATTTTGTAAATCTTGTAAGATTGAGTTCAAAAAATGTCCCCATTGTGAAAAACTTATCCCCCATTTAGCAAAGGAATGTCCTTATTGTCATTACCAATTTTAAATCAATTTGGGAATCAATAAGAAAACCTTCGGTGTTGGGTAATATTTCATTATTATTTTATTCTCATATTTTGCTTGAAAGATAATTATTAAAACCCCAAGCGGTAAAAGAAAAAAACCTAAAGCCGAAGAAAAAGTAAAAGGAATGCTTATTAATTGAATTAAAGTTGCTAAATATCGTGGCTGAGTGATTTTTTTATAAATTATTTTTTTAGACAAATCGGGCAAAGAACTTGTTAAAGCAATCAAAAGGGTAATTATCCGTAATAAGGTGCCAATAAAAAAGATAATTAAACCAAAGATATTTATCCCTGGTTTCAAAAATTCTAATTGAGAAAAATGGCGATAGCAATAATCCACACCATTAAGAATTAAAAAAGGGTAAAAATATAGAGAGTAGATAATCCTTAAACCTTGATGGTAAGACACGATCCCTGATTGAAAAAAGGGAGAAGAAAAATAGTACTCAATAATCATCCAATAGGTAAGGGTAATAAAAAAGATTGTGGGGATTAAAACACCTTGATTAAGGGAAGAAGCAAAAAGATTTTTAAAAAAATGGAAGAAATAAATAAAAAGAAAAAGACACCACAAGAATCTTCCCCACTTTAATTTTTTGTTAAATTTCATTTAAAATTTACCTCCTCTTAACCTCTCAGTAATTTTGAAATACTCGCCTCTTAGGAAATCTTCGTCTTCTAAAATTTTCAGAAGAAAATCTTTATTAGTTTTTACTCCGCTAATTTCCGTTTCCTTTAAAGCGTTAATCAATCTAATTCTTGCTTCTTCTCGATCTTTACCCCAAGCAATATATTTTGCTAATAAAGAATCATAATAAGGAGGAATAATATACTTTTCATAGATATGGGTATCAATTCTCAAAAAGGGATAAAAGGGCAAATAAAGTTTCTCGATTTTACCAGGAGAGGGAATAAAATTATTATCTGGATCACTGGCGCTTATTCGTGCCTCAATAGCAAAACCATTTCCATCAATAATTTTGGAAGTTAGATTTCGACCATCAGCAATTTTTATTTGTTCTTTTACTAAATCTATACCGGTAATCATTTCGGTTACGGGATGTTCTACTTGAATTCGGGTATTTACTTCCATAAAATAGAAATCATCATAATAAAGAAATTCCAAAGTTCCGGCACTCCGGTATTTTATTTCGGAACAGAAATTTAATATCTTCTCTTGTACTTCCCTAATTTTTTCCAGAGGAATATTCAAAACCGGACTTTTTTCAATTATCTTTTGATGACGAAATTGAATTGTACAATCTCGTGGCGGAAATACCCAAACACCACCTTTACCATCGCCTAAAATTTGGAATTCAATATGCCTTACCGGATTTAAATATTTTTCGATATAAATTCGATCATCTAAAAAGGCATTTTTTGCCTCTAATTTTACCGTATCAAAATTATTTAAAAGTTCTTCTTCATTATGAATCAACTTCATACCTTTACCACCGCCTCCAGCCGCGGCTTTTAAAAGTATTGGATAACCAATTTCCTTAGCAATTTTTTTGGCTTCCTTTTCATCTTTTAATGCCTCTTCGGAACCAGGAATTATTTTTAAATCATATTTTTTTGCCATTTTCTTAGCAAACAACTTGTCACCAAATAGTCTGATAGTTTCCGAAGTAGGACCAATAAAAATTATTTTCATTTCTTCACAAGCATCGGCAAAATCCGGTGATTCTGCTAAAAAACCGTAACCCGGATGAACAGCATCCGAATTGGTAATCTCGCAGGTTGAAAGAATTCGAGAAGCAATAAGATAACTCTCTTGTGGCGGCCCTTTACCGATACAAACTTTTTCATCCGCCAATCTTACTCCTAAACTCTCTTTGTCAGCCTCGGAATAAACAATTACCGTTTTTAGTCCCAATTCCTTACAAGCCCGAATAATCCTTACCGCAATCTCTCCTCGATTAGCAATCAATACTTTTTTTATCATAAAACCCTTTCCACATAACTATTTGTCCTTGTATCAACTCTCACATAATCGCCAACCTCCACAAAGAAAGGAACATCGATCACTAAACCGGTAGAAAGTTTTGCTGGTTTAGAAGAACCCGACATAGTATCCCCTTTAAAGGATGCCTGAGTTTCGACTACTTGTAAAACTACAAAAGTGGGCACTTCAATATTTACCGGTTTTCCTTGAAGATAGAGAATAGTTATTTCCAAATTCTCGGTAAGGTAGTAAATCCGATCACCGAGCACTTCTTTGGGAAAAGAGATTGTCTCATAGGATTCTAAATCCATAAAGTAATAATTCTCTCCTTCGGAGTAAAGAAACTGACCTTTTTTTCTATCTACTTCAATCTCTTCAAAGGTCTCGTCCGAATCAAAATTCTTCTCAATAACTTGACCGGTTGATAGATTTTTCAATTTAGTCCTAACAAAAGCCCTTCTTTGGGCAATTTTTACCCGCTGATATTCTATTACTTGGTAATAACCATCTTCTAATTTAATAATTGTTCCAAAACGGAAATCATTTGGTGTAATCATCTTCACCTCCTTTTTATAAAACTATAAGATTTTTCTCGCTTTGAGAAAGATAAACAAGTTCGTCTTCCTTAAAGAGAATTAAATCCTCAATCCGTACACCTCCAATATTAGGAAGATAAATACCCGGTTCAATAGTAAAAATCATATTTGGCTTTATTCTATCTTTAGAAAGAAAAGAAAGCCAAGGCTTTTCGTGAACTTCTAAACCAACCCCATGTCCTAAACCATGACCAAAATATTCGCCATAGCCTTTATCTTTTATATAACTCCTTGCTTGAAAATCAACCTCTTTGGTTTTGAATTTTTTATTTGTTTTTAGAAAATCAATCGCTCTTTTCTGAGCATCCCAAACAATCTGATAAACCTTTTTAAGTTCGCTATCAACATTTCCTAAAAATATTGTTCGGGTCATATCTGAACAATAACCCTGATATTTTGCGCCAATATCAATCACAATTGCTTCACCAAAGGCTATTTTCTTATCACTCGCCCTTGCGTGTGGCAATGCCGAATTCGCTCCACTGGCAACAATCACCGGAAAAGCAACTTCGCCTTCTTTTCTAAACTCATTCTCAATAAATAAGGCTAAATCCCTTTCCGTAATTCCTTCTTTTATCTCTTTTAATAATTTATTAAAAACTTCATCAGTGATCCTTGCTGCCTTACTTATCAATCTTATCTCTTCTTCGTCTTTAATTGCTCGCAATTCTTCTTTGATAAAATTAGCTAAAGGTAAAAGTTTTATTTTCTTTCTTTTTTTTCTAAAATAATCTAAAAGTTTAGTGTAATTATCAATATTAACGCTCTCCCTTTCTATTCCTAATTTTTTAATTTTTAAAACTTCTCGCGGTGGAGAGGTAAAAAAATTTTTTTTAATAATAATTATCTGGTCAGCCTTCACTTCCCTTTTGCTTTGGAGTTCATATCTAAAATCGGTATAAAAATATACTTTATCATCAAAAAATAAGAGATAACCATTGCTTCCTGTAAATCCGGAAAGATAACGAATGTTAACCAAATCGGTGACTAAAAAACCATCCAAATTCTTTTTAAAAATATATTCAAAGATTTTCTTTTGTCTTTTTTGATAAATTTCTTCCATTGGAATATTTTAAAGAAGAAACTTAATTAAGTCAATCAAATTGACATTGAGAGAAAATTGGCCTATATTTATTTTTGGTGGTGGGATGAGGCGGTCGCGGTGGGCTTTAGGCTCACTGAGGAAACTCCGGACTCGCGCCAACCCGGATACCTCGGGCAACCGAGGGCTATCTTGCCGAAAGGCAAGATAGACGGAAAGTGCCACAGAAACGCAAACCGCCAGCGGTCCCACTTTAGTGGGATGCGGGCAAGGGTGAAACAGTGCGGTAAGAGCGCACTACCTTGTCTCGCAAGGGACAAGGTGGGCAAACCCTATCCGGAGCAAGGTCAAATAAGGGGCGAGAGGTTGGTTGGCCCTCGTTTGAGCCCCGGGTAGACCGCGTCAGATAAATGACCGCCTAAAACAGAATCCGGGTTATCATCCCACCACCCCTATTGGAAATTTTTATAATTCTTTTATATCTTTTGGTTATATTTTGATCGCTCCAATCTCAAAAAATTTTTTTTCTCTTTGTTAAAAATTATCCGAATTTATACATTTTGATAACTTCTTTCACTCTCGGAATACCGCCATCCGCCACTGCTTTTAACTTACCATCAATTCATACCGCGCACTTGCTAAAAATACTATTTTAATAACCCATTTTTGTCATTCTTATGTTTCTCTACCTTATTGTTATCTTTTTAATAATAAATTTAAAACCTTTTTCGCTGTCCATAAACTCTAATCAAAACCAATACTTTAATAATTTTTAAACTAACAAAATAATGCTTCTAAGAAATCTATATGAAAAATTTTGTCATTCAATTCAATCTGCTTTGTCGCCTTCATTATGACATCCATAAATTTAAAAAGTACGCTAACCTTTTTATATACACTCAAATCAACTTTAATTAATTTAAATTCATCTACTCTATCCAAAATACCTAATAGCAGAGAGATTATTTATACCTTTCGTCGGAAATTTAATAATAGAAATTCTTATAAGATTATTAACCGCTTTCTTTTAGATCGCCATCTCTTTCCTTTTAAAATCATTGTTTCTAACTCTTGAAACTCTATCCCTGTAGCGCTTTCTGCTTTTCCTGCTTTGGTGTTTAAAAATGTGTTAATTAATTTATTGGCATTAAATTAAAAAATTGGGGTTATTTTTTATCATGCTTATTCTCCATCTACATACAATACAAAAAAGAGACTAAAAGGTTATCGCCTTTTTTCTTTTCTTTAGCAACAGAATTTATATATTTTTTACAAAAACAGCAAGTTAAGAGATTTGTAGTTGAAAAGGTATTAATTTATTGTTATCTATCATTTTCGGTTGGCAATAATTTCTGTCAGGATACTAATAATTTGACTTAATAAGTTTTTTAATTTTAATTAAAACTATGATAATTATTGATGGTTCTTATGGTGAAGGAGGCGGACAGATTTTGAGAACTTCTTTAAGCCTTTCGGCCTGTTTAAAAAAACCTTTTTTGATTAATAATATTCGAAAGGGAAGGTCAAAACCAGGTATTTTAGCCCAACATTTAACCGGAATAAATGCCGCGGCAAAAATCACTAATGCTATTGTTGAAGGTAATCAACTTTTCTCTCTCAATTTAAAATTTGTTCCCCAAACAATCATTGGGGGTGAGTATTATTTTAATGT
Proteins encoded in this region:
- a CDS encoding biotin carboxylase N-terminal domain-containing protein → MIKKVLIANRGEIAVRIIRACKELGLKTVIVYSEADKESLGVRLADEKVCIGKGPPQESYLIASRILSTCEITNSDAVHPGYGFLAESPDFADACEEMKIIFIGPTSETIRLFGDKLFAKKMAKKYDLKIIPGSEEALKDEKEAKKIAKEIGYPILLKAAAGGGGKGMKLIHNEEELLNNFDTVKLEAKNAFLDDRIYIEKYLNPVRHIEFQILGDGKGGVWVFPPRDCTIQFRHQKIIEKSPVLNIPLEKIREVQEKILNFCSEIKYRSAGTLEFLYYDDFYFMEVNTRIQVEHPVTEMITGIDLVKEQIKIADGRNLTSKIIDGNGFAIEARISASDPDNNFIPSPGKIEKLYLPFYPFLRIDTHIYEKYIIPPYYDSLLAKYIAWGKDREEARIRLINALKETEISGVKTNKDFLLKILEDEDFLRGEYFKITERLRGGKF
- the nifU gene encoding Fe-S cluster assembly scaffold protein NifU, giving the protein MYSEKVMEHFLNPRNVGEIPDADGIGEVGNPICGDMMTFYIKVKDNILIDVKYKTFGCGAAIAVASMVSEMAKGKTIEEALKITNEMVAKELGGLPPHKMHCSNLGADALHKAIEDYLKKKGKNERKE
- the raiA gene encoding ribosome-associated translation inhibitor RaiA, with amino-acid sequence MKINITARHFEVPESLFSLIEKKKKKFERFENLILDFTLALSKDSLYFISEGKVKLKTGILNAKVQNPELGVAVNETFDKLLIQLKKHHEKLVEKNVRRK
- a CDS encoding SBBP repeat-containing protein, with product MIFIIAFLFNQVNEVWRYCYNGNRNDFGYFILFDKNYNIVACGLTERESGNYNIILFKINSHGQLQWIRELETQENEGVSGIAIDDENSIYIVGATFTDSNNWDYLIIKYDSLGNFCWQKTFGGTGYDYARSITIDEFNNVYITGVMEFSYFTNVGTYKLNKNGEVVWFRNHYENNSLANQGEKIIYDKRGNIFITGSVDFSISGSDILTIKYDTSGNFYWSKIYSTIDYNEWGKIIGIDSSGNVLVSGYNYNPATGEDWVLLKYDQNGRTLFQRRYGRPNTDDETKSIAIDENNNFYVTGFINSYFVINKFNTTGQTIWERMINGGYGNKIVYYHNYLYATGSNNDILTIKCDKNGNEIWRISGNVGFFSEGNDIIIRENEIYVIGTGNQDILIIKYQETSGLQEKKKIKEKLKFFDILGRKIKLKEKFKTLLSLLYRS
- the efp gene encoding elongation factor P, with translation MITPNDFRFGTIIKLEDGYYQVIEYQRVKIAQRRAFVRTKLKNLSTGQVIEKNFDSDETFEEIEVDRKKGQFLYSEGENYYFMDLESYETISFPKEVLGDRIYYLTENLEITILYLQGKPVNIEVPTFVVLQVVETQASFKGDTMSGSSKPAKLSTGLVIDVPFFVEVGDYVRVDTRTNSYVERVL
- a CDS encoding aminopeptidase P family protein; the protein is MEEIYQKRQKKIFEYIFKKNLDGFLVTDLVNIRYLSGFTGSNGYLLFFDDKVYFYTDFRYELQSKREVKADQIIIIKKNFFTSPPREVLKIKKLGIERESVNIDNYTKLLDYFRKKRKKIKLLPLANFIKEELRAIKDEEEIRLISKAARITDEVFNKLLKEIKEGITERDLALFIENEFRKEGEVAFPVIVASGANSALPHARASDKKIAFGEAIVIDIGAKYQGYCSDMTRTIFLGNVDSELKKVYQIVWDAQKRAIDFLKTNKKFKTKEVDFQARSYIKDKGYGEYFGHGLGHGVGLEVHEKPWLSFLSKDRIKPNMIFTIEPGIYLPNIGGVRIEDLILFKEDELVYLSQSEKNLIVL
- a CDS encoding zinc ribbon domain-containing protein gives rise to the protein MKEKNNCHCPFCNQELAKGKIFCKSCKIEFKKCPHCEKLIPHLAKECPYCHYQF
- the hprK gene encoding HPr(Ser) kinase/phosphatase; translated protein: MTEVITKKIKVAELYSEKREDLNLELLSDAGLQEREIVTPDTNRPGLALAGYTEIFLFERIQIMGKTEVGYLATLDDKKRKEAVERVMKFQPPVFIFTHENEAIKDFIEYSKKYQVPILRTNLPTTYFIHRLTSYLDYKLAPETYVHGDLVDVYGIGLLIVGESGIGKSECALDLVARGHRLVADDLVRILRRGEGILMGYSAAKSPKLQHHIEIRGVGIVDIYSLFGVRALRVQKRIEVVVELVKYKKDTDYERLGLEDQYTEILNVKIPLVRIPVIPGKNLALVCEVIAKNHLSKILGYHPAKTFYEELNRILLGKPQVDQFITDDIE